Proteins encoded within one genomic window of Sphingosinicella ginsenosidimutans:
- a CDS encoding sensor histidine kinase NtrY-like, whose translation MVNAETAIPVESPSRPRWRRRISVIRRRWQRRLVPFAEIGAVVAFAAVAIASFFIIRGQTTPDRWLSPPSVAALLVANLVPAVGLIILVARRTARRRAAQSPLTGRRRLHVRLVVLFSVIASVPAVLVVIFASLLFESGINFWFSGPTRTVITSARDVAAEYRLEQLNQVQLQVLTMGGDVVERINRLGFNDPHFGDFMLQQTANRYLVDTALLTVDRQNRLQIHGAVNLYNRPIEHRFSREALLAMRPGDIKTAEQGDRIEAILRLDADIPVYFYGARPVNVHLLNLARETQQASNEYQSVLDRSRNFQIKFNVVLIIVSLFLVALAIWIALNLADRLLRPVGQLVDAARRVTAGDLSARVEDSRTRDEIATLGNAFNRMTGRLEEQTGALVSANSQLESRRAFIEAVLSGVTAGVISVDDAHVVRLINRSAEELLRTAGESPVGRKLAALAPELDAHLDADPGEDIIQLASRGEPRTLAIKIARVEGGHVLTFDDITEQLLDQRRAAWSDVARRIAHEIKNPLTPIQLAAERLQRRYAGEVVSDRATFERLTGTIVRQVGDLRRMVDEFSSFARMPKPVFREEPLNEIARQALFLHEIAHPDIAFTLDAPDPSPTLVCDRRLLGQALINVVKNGVEAIQQKREDQPESHTGGEKTDRIAMTVRVEGDRIEIEVADTGIGLPADRGRLTEPYMTTRAKGTGLGLAIVKKIVEEHFGQVSFADAPSGGSLVHFQFDAALLARLGNAGAPQRQPEEQPVK comes from the coding sequence ATGGTGAACGCCGAAACAGCGATCCCTGTCGAGTCTCCGTCGCGGCCCCGCTGGCGAAGACGGATTTCGGTCATCCGACGTCGATGGCAGCGGCGCCTGGTTCCCTTTGCCGAGATCGGCGCCGTGGTCGCCTTCGCCGCGGTCGCGATCGCGAGCTTCTTCATCATCAGGGGACAGACGACACCGGACCGCTGGCTCTCGCCGCCGAGCGTCGCCGCGCTGCTCGTCGCGAACCTGGTCCCGGCCGTCGGCCTCATCATCCTGGTCGCGCGGCGGACGGCGCGGCGGCGCGCGGCGCAATCGCCGCTGACCGGACGGCGCCGGCTGCACGTGCGGCTGGTGGTGCTGTTTTCGGTGATCGCCAGCGTTCCGGCGGTGCTGGTCGTGATCTTCGCCTCGCTCCTGTTCGAAAGCGGGATCAACTTCTGGTTTTCGGGCCCGACCCGGACCGTCATCACCAGCGCCCGCGACGTGGCCGCCGAATATCGACTCGAGCAGCTCAACCAGGTTCAGCTTCAGGTGCTCACGATGGGCGGCGACGTCGTCGAGAGGATCAACCGGCTCGGCTTCAACGATCCCCATTTCGGCGATTTCATGCTTCAGCAGACGGCGAACCGCTATCTGGTGGATACCGCGCTGCTGACCGTCGATCGCCAGAACCGGCTGCAGATCCACGGCGCGGTCAATCTCTACAACCGGCCGATCGAGCATCGCTTTTCCCGCGAGGCGCTGCTCGCCATGCGGCCCGGCGATATCAAGACCGCCGAGCAGGGCGACCGGATCGAGGCGATCCTTCGCCTCGACGCCGACATTCCGGTCTATTTCTACGGCGCTCGGCCGGTGAACGTCCATCTGCTGAACCTGGCGCGCGAAACGCAGCAGGCGAGCAATGAATATCAGTCCGTGCTCGATCGATCCCGCAACTTCCAGATCAAGTTCAACGTCGTCCTGATCATCGTGTCGCTGTTCCTGGTGGCGCTTGCGATCTGGATCGCGCTCAATCTCGCCGATCGACTGCTGCGCCCGGTCGGGCAGCTCGTCGATGCCGCCCGGCGGGTGACTGCCGGCGATCTCAGCGCACGGGTCGAGGATTCACGGACCCGCGACGAGATCGCGACGCTCGGCAACGCATTCAACCGGATGACGGGCCGGCTCGAGGAGCAGACCGGCGCGCTGGTTTCGGCCAATTCCCAGCTCGAAAGCCGCCGCGCCTTCATCGAGGCGGTGCTTTCGGGGGTGACCGCCGGGGTGATCTCCGTCGACGACGCCCATGTCGTGCGCCTGATCAACCGTTCGGCAGAGGAACTGCTGCGCACGGCGGGGGAAAGCCCGGTCGGCCGCAAGCTCGCGGCGCTGGCGCCCGAACTCGACGCGCATCTCGATGCCGATCCCGGCGAGGACATCATCCAGCTCGCCTCGCGCGGCGAGCCGCGCACGCTCGCGATCAAGATCGCGCGGGTCGAGGGCGGCCATGTCCTCACGTTCGACGACATCACCGAACAGCTGCTGGACCAGCGCCGCGCGGCCTGGTCCGACGTCGCCCGACGCATCGCTCATGAGATCAAGAATCCGCTTACCCCGATCCAGCTCGCCGCCGAGCGGCTCCAGCGCCGCTACGCCGGCGAGGTCGTTTCAGACCGCGCGACGTTCGAGCGGCTGACCGGGACGATCGTTCGACAGGTCGGCGACCTGCGACGGATGGTCGACGAATTTTCGTCCTTCGCGCGGATGCCCAAGCCGGTGTTCCGCGAGGAGCCGCTGAACGAGATCGCGCGGCAGGCGCTGTTTCTGCACGAGATCGCCCATCCGGACATCGCCTTCACGCTCGATGCTCCGGATCCATCGCCGACGCTCGTCTGCGACCGGCGGCTGCTCGGCCAGGCGCTGATCAACGTCGTCAAGAACGGCGTCGAGGCGATCCAGCAGAAGCGCGAGGATCAGCCCGAAAGCCACACGGGTGGGGAGAAGACCGACCGGATCGCGATGACGGTGCGTGTGGAGGGCGATCGGATCGAGATCGAGGTCGCCGATACCGGCATCGGCCTCCCGGCCGATCGCGGGCGATTGACCGAACCCTATATGACGACGCGCGCGAAGGGGACCGGGCTCGGCCTCGCGATCGTCAAGAAGATCGTCGAAGAGCATTTCGGACAGGTGAGCTTCGCCGATGCGCCCTCGGGCGGATCGCTCGTCCACTTCCAGTTCGATGCGGCGCTGCTCGCCCGCCTCGGCAATGCGGGCGCGCCGCAGCGTCAACCTGAAGAACAACCAGTCAAGTAG
- the hfq gene encoding RNA chaperone Hfq, with translation MQETREMADKVNNLQDMFLNSLRRTKTPVTMFLVKGVKLQGIITWFDNFSVLLRRDGQAQLIYKHAISTIMPAQPIDLNDLRESFAKQLERKKPVLLQDVFLTAVQRSDAPVTMFLVNGVMLQGEIAAFDLFCMLLERDGLSQLVYKHAISTVQPEHPVNLAEVQQDEEPGA, from the coding sequence ATCCAGGAGACACGAGAAATGGCCGACAAGGTCAACAACCTCCAGGACATGTTCCTGAACAGCCTGCGCCGGACCAAGACCCCGGTGACCATGTTCCTCGTCAAGGGCGTGAAGCTCCAGGGCATCATCACCTGGTTCGACAATTTCTCGGTGCTGCTTCGCCGGGACGGCCAGGCGCAGCTCATCTACAAGCATGCCATCTCGACGATCATGCCCGCACAGCCGATTGATCTCAATGACTTGCGGGAGTCGTTTGCCAAGCAGCTCGAAAGGAAGAAGCCGGTTCTGCTTCAGGATGTCTTCCTGACCGCGGTCCAGCGATCGGATGCTCCGGTGACGATGTTCCTGGTCAACGGCGTGATGCTCCAGGGCGAAATCGCGGCGTTCGACCTGTTCTGCATGTTGCTTGAGCGGGACGGGCTCAGCCAGCTCGTCTACAAGCATGCGATCTCCACGGTTCAGCCCGAGCATCCGGTCAACCTGGCCGAAGTGCAGCAGGACGAGGAGCCGGGCGCCTGA
- a CDS encoding MBL fold metallo-hydrolase, which yields MKVRILGCGTSSGVPRVGDDWGLCDRDEPKNRRRRVSILVEHQGARILVDTSPDLREQLLDARVSDIEGVIWTHDHADHTHGIDDLRQLYHARGRPVAGYARPQAGASLRRRFAYAFEGKGGYPAIVDLSDLPDHINLGGISMRCVDQPHGPITSAGLRFDAGGASIGYSTDFNAITRDMANLFEGIDVWIVDALRRKPHPTHSNLDETLDAIRSLGVRRAVLTHMDNSMDYRTLLHELPQGVEPGYDGLEIEF from the coding sequence GTGAAGGTCCGCATTCTCGGCTGCGGGACCTCGTCGGGGGTCCCCAGGGTGGGGGACGATTGGGGCCTGTGCGACCGCGACGAGCCCAAGAATCGCCGGCGCCGCGTCTCGATCCTGGTGGAGCATCAGGGCGCCCGGATCCTCGTCGACACCAGCCCGGACCTTCGCGAACAGCTGCTCGACGCGCGGGTTTCCGACATCGAGGGGGTGATCTGGACCCACGACCATGCCGATCACACGCACGGGATCGATGACCTGCGGCAGCTCTATCATGCGCGCGGTCGCCCCGTGGCCGGCTATGCCCGACCGCAGGCAGGCGCTTCACTGCGGCGGCGATTCGCTTATGCGTTCGAAGGGAAGGGGGGCTATCCCGCCATCGTCGACCTCAGCGATCTTCCGGATCACATCAATCTGGGGGGCATTTCGATGCGCTGCGTCGATCAGCCGCACGGGCCGATCACAAGCGCCGGCCTGCGCTTCGACGCCGGTGGCGCATCGATCGGATATTCTACTGATTTCAACGCTATAACGCGTGATATGGCGAACCTGTTCGAAGGCATCGACGTGTGGATCGTGGATGCATTGAGGCGCAAGCCGCATCCAACGCACTCGAATCTCGACGAAACCCTCGATGCGATACGCTCGCTCGGCGTGCGCCGCGCCGTGCTCACGCACATGGACAATTCGATGGACTACAGGACCCTGCTCCACGAACTGCCGCAGGGCGTCGAGCCAGGCTATGATGGTCTCGAGATCGAGTTCTGA
- a CDS encoding retropepsin-like aspartic protease family protein, whose translation MGESGDRSMQLVYLVGVLILVASAFAVRRIPIRESLKMAIAWVLIFAVGFAIFALRDDFRALGARILGDARGTPGEVEAGSVRIPRASDGHYWVTAEIDGRSTRFLIDSGATVTTISAETARDAGIAPSGSFPVLVDTANGTVTARRGTARSLRIGSIERRDLAVHISDRDGINVVGMNFLETLRGWGVEDGALVLRP comes from the coding sequence ATGGGCGAGAGTGGCGACCGGTCGATGCAGCTCGTCTATCTCGTCGGGGTGCTGATCCTCGTCGCGAGTGCCTTCGCGGTTCGCCGGATCCCGATCCGTGAGAGCCTCAAGATGGCGATCGCCTGGGTCCTGATCTTCGCCGTCGGCTTCGCGATTTTCGCGCTGCGCGACGATTTCCGCGCGCTCGGCGCCCGGATTCTCGGCGATGCGCGCGGGACGCCCGGCGAGGTCGAGGCCGGATCGGTGCGAATTCCACGCGCATCGGACGGCCATTACTGGGTGACCGCCGAGATCGACGGCCGATCGACGCGCTTCCTGATCGATTCAGGCGCAACCGTGACGACGATCAGCGCGGAAACCGCGCGCGATGCCGGGATCGCGCCGTCCGGTTCGTTTCCGGTCCTCGTCGACACCGCCAACGGCACTGTCACGGCGCGACGCGGCACGGCGCGGTCGCTCCGCATCGGTTCGATCGAACGACGCGATCTGGCCGTCCATATTTCCGATCGCGACGGCATCAACGTCGTCGGGATGAATTTTCTCGAAACCTTGCGCGGCTGGGGCGTCGAAGACGGCGCCCTGGTGCTGCGGCCGTGA
- a CDS encoding TatD family hydrolase, which produces MLIDSHCHLNYKGLVEDQQGALDRARAAGVSMMLNISTRASEWDEVIGLAEREADVMASVGIHPHEADIHPDVETSTLVERAAHPRVIGIGETGLDYYYDRSDRDRQRQSFRSHIAAARETGLPLIVHTRDAEDGTCAILAEEMEKGAFPALIHCFTASREFADKVLALGLYVSISGIVTFKNAKELQETAKAIPADRLLIETDSPFLAPVPHRGRPCEPAFVADTAKFLADLRGETLETLAATTTANFKRLFRKASA; this is translated from the coding sequence ATGCTGATCGATAGCCATTGCCATCTCAACTATAAGGGCCTGGTCGAGGACCAGCAGGGCGCGCTCGATCGCGCCCGTGCCGCGGGCGTCTCGATGATGCTCAACATCTCCACCCGCGCCAGCGAATGGGACGAAGTGATCGGTCTTGCCGAGCGCGAAGCTGACGTCATGGCGTCGGTCGGCATCCACCCGCACGAAGCGGACATCCACCCCGACGTCGAGACCTCGACCCTGGTCGAGCGCGCCGCCCACCCACGCGTCATCGGGATCGGCGAGACCGGGCTCGATTATTATTACGACCGCTCCGACCGCGATCGGCAGCGCCAGAGCTTTCGATCGCACATCGCCGCCGCGCGCGAGACCGGGCTGCCGCTCATCGTCCACACCCGCGACGCGGAGGACGGCACCTGTGCGATCCTCGCCGAGGAGATGGAGAAGGGGGCCTTTCCCGCCCTGATCCACTGCTTCACCGCGAGCCGGGAATTCGCCGACAAGGTGCTCGCGCTCGGTCTTTACGTTTCGATTTCCGGGATCGTCACGTTCAAGAATGCGAAAGAGCTGCAGGAAACGGCGAAGGCCATCCCGGCCGATCGGCTGCTGATCGAAACCGATTCGCCGTTTCTCGCCCCGGTACCGCATCGCGGCCGGCCGTGCGAGCCGGCCTTCGTCGCAGACACCGCGAAATTCCTCGCCGACCTGCGCGGCGAGACGCTGGAGACGCTGGCGGCGACGACGACGGCGAACTTCAAGAGGCTCTTCAGGAAAGCATCGGCGTGA
- a CDS encoding sigma-54-dependent transcriptional regulator: MALDILIVDDEQDIRDLVAGVLEDEGYTTRAAANSDEALLALADRRPSLALLDVWLQGSKLDGLQLLDEIKRRDPTLPVLVISGHGNLDTAVAAIRQGAVDFIEKPFEAGHLVHLVARATETERLRRENEALRRQIGNDMELTGASAAINNVRATLKRVAATGSRVLISGPAGVGKEVAARLLHSWSPRASGPFVVVTAARMTPERVEEVLFGTEEGGELARPGLLEQAHGGTLFIDEVADMPLSTQGKILRVLTDQSFTRVGGQRTVRIDMRVVSSSSRNLPDEIAAGRFREDLYYRLNVVPVHLPALAERREDIPELVGHFAARYAVEQRVGTPDVSPDAMAALQAYDWPGNVRQLRNVIERTIILAPGERIARIDIDMLPPELLNDQAQLTPNEAVRAIMGTPLREARETFEREYLKVQIRRFSGNISRTANFIGMERSALHRKLKALGLGENRGEGD, from the coding sequence ATGGCATTGGACATTCTCATCGTCGACGACGAACAGGACATCAGGGACCTGGTGGCGGGTGTGCTGGAGGACGAGGGCTATACCACCCGGGCCGCCGCCAATTCGGACGAGGCGCTGCTGGCGCTGGCCGATCGGCGGCCATCGCTGGCCCTGCTCGACGTATGGCTCCAGGGGTCGAAGCTCGACGGGCTCCAGCTGCTCGATGAGATAAAGCGGCGCGACCCGACGCTGCCGGTGCTCGTGATTTCCGGCCATGGCAATCTCGACACAGCGGTCGCGGCGATCCGCCAGGGCGCGGTCGATTTCATCGAAAAGCCGTTCGAGGCCGGGCATCTCGTCCACCTCGTCGCGCGCGCGACCGAGACCGAGCGGCTGCGACGGGAGAATGAGGCGCTGCGCCGCCAGATCGGCAACGACATGGAGCTCACCGGCGCGAGCGCGGCGATCAACAATGTCCGCGCGACGTTGAAGCGGGTCGCCGCAACGGGGAGCCGCGTCCTGATCTCCGGGCCGGCCGGCGTCGGCAAGGAGGTCGCGGCGCGGCTGCTCCACAGCTGGAGCCCCCGCGCATCGGGTCCGTTCGTCGTGGTGACCGCGGCGCGGATGACGCCGGAGCGGGTCGAGGAAGTGCTGTTCGGAACGGAAGAGGGGGGCGAGCTCGCCCGGCCCGGCCTCCTCGAACAGGCGCATGGCGGCACCTTGTTCATCGACGAGGTCGCCGACATGCCGCTTTCGACGCAGGGAAAGATCCTGCGGGTCCTGACCGACCAGAGCTTCACCCGCGTCGGCGGCCAGCGCACCGTGCGGATCGACATGCGGGTCGTGTCGTCGAGCTCGCGCAACCTGCCCGACGAGATTGCCGCGGGCCGTTTCCGCGAGGATCTCTATTACCGGCTGAACGTGGTGCCGGTTCACCTGCCGGCGCTGGCGGAACGGCGCGAGGACATCCCCGAGCTGGTCGGTCATTTCGCCGCGCGTTATGCGGTCGAGCAACGGGTGGGCACGCCCGACGTCTCGCCTGACGCCATGGCGGCGCTCCAGGCCTATGACTGGCCCGGCAATGTCCGCCAGCTCAGGAACGTGATCGAACGCACGATCATCCTCGCGCCCGGGGAACGGATCGCGCGGATCGATATCGACATGCTGCCGCCCGAGCTGCTCAACGATCAGGCGCAGCTGACCCCGAACGAAGCCGTCCGCGCCATCATGGGGACCCCGCTCCGGGAGGCGCGCGAAACCTTCGAGCGCGAATATCTGAAGGTGCAGATCAGACGCTTTTCCGGCAACATCTCGCGCACCGCCAATTTCATCGGTATGGAGCGCTCGGCGCTGCACCGGAAGCTGAAGGCGCTCGGTCTCGGCGAAAACCGGGGAGAGGGCGACTAG
- the mazG gene encoding nucleoside triphosphate pyrophosphohydrolase, giving the protein MARLRDPQRGCEWDTAQTFETIAPYTIEEAYEVADAIRRGDMAELKDELGDLLLQVVFHSRMAEEAGLFDIADVATAIADKMERRHPHIFGDVAHGGHHLWEQTKEAERQARGATSAIDGVALALPALQRAEKIQKRAARVGFDWPDATGARAKILEELDEVDRASDEDRAGELGDLLFAVVNYARHHDIDPEAALRAATAKFERRFRAMEEMSSRPLKDLGLYDLESLWQQAKKRD; this is encoded by the coding sequence ATGGCCAGGCTCCGCGATCCGCAGCGCGGCTGTGAATGGGACACTGCTCAGACCTTCGAGACGATCGCGCCGTACACGATCGAGGAAGCCTATGAGGTCGCCGATGCGATCCGCCGCGGCGACATGGCCGAACTCAAGGACGAACTTGGCGATCTGCTGCTGCAGGTCGTGTTCCATAGCCGCATGGCCGAGGAAGCCGGCCTGTTCGACATCGCCGACGTCGCCACTGCGATCGCCGACAAGATGGAGCGTCGCCACCCGCACATCTTCGGCGATGTCGCGCATGGCGGCCATCATCTGTGGGAGCAGACGAAGGAAGCCGAGCGCCAGGCCCGGGGCGCAACCAGCGCGATCGACGGAGTCGCTCTCGCCCTCCCCGCCCTTCAGCGCGCGGAGAAAATCCAGAAGCGCGCCGCACGTGTCGGCTTCGATTGGCCCGATGCAACGGGTGCGCGCGCCAAGATCCTCGAGGAGCTCGACGAGGTCGATCGGGCGAGCGACGAGGACCGCGCCGGTGAGCTGGGTGACCTGCTCTTCGCGGTCGTCAATTATGCCCGCCATCACGACATCGACCCGGAAGCCGCGCTGCGTGCCGCCACGGCAAAGTTCGAGAGACGCTTTCGCGCGATGGAAGAAATGTCATCCAGGCCATTGAAAGATTTAGGTCTTTATGACCTGGAATCACTCTGGCAGCAGGCCAAGAAGCGCGATTGA
- the hflX gene encoding GTPase HflX, whose translation MTSKFGDSDSEFRRGARAVIALPDLGRDARRDTDARLAEAAGLAEAIGIDVEDRLAFRVRRAQPATLFGSGQVERIADAVRQSEAELLIVDGAVTPIQQKTLEERTKAKVIDRTGLILEIFGERAATAEGRLQVELAHLDYQAGRLVRSWTHLERQRGGFGFLGGPGETQIEADRRMIRDRMAKLRRELDQVARTRTLHRARRQKAPWPVIALVGYTNAGKSTLFNRLTRAEVRAEDLLFATLGPTMREIALPGIEKAILSDTVGFVSDLPTQLVAAFRATLEEVVSADLIIHVRDISHPDSDAQRIDVEQVLDEIGAGGEGRAPRIEAWNKIDLLGEEEGIRARAEAQRRNDVVVISALSGEGVDGLLAAASEVLRRESKVRIVTLPAENGELIAWLHANGEVLSYDHEGLETRFVVRLSDKDWARFQSWRQSRS comes from the coding sequence CTGACCAGCAAGTTCGGCGATTCGGACAGCGAGTTCCGGCGCGGCGCGCGGGCCGTCATCGCCTTGCCCGACCTGGGAAGGGACGCGCGCCGCGATACCGATGCCCGGCTTGCGGAAGCGGCCGGCCTGGCCGAGGCGATCGGGATCGACGTCGAGGACCGGCTCGCCTTTCGCGTGCGACGGGCCCAGCCCGCCACGTTGTTCGGGTCGGGCCAGGTCGAGCGGATCGCCGATGCCGTGCGGCAGAGCGAGGCCGAACTGCTCATCGTCGACGGCGCCGTCACCCCGATCCAGCAGAAGACGCTGGAGGAGCGCACCAAGGCGAAGGTGATCGACCGCACCGGGCTCATCCTGGAAATCTTTGGCGAACGCGCGGCGACCGCGGAAGGCCGGCTTCAGGTCGAGCTCGCCCATCTCGATTATCAGGCCGGGCGGCTCGTGCGCTCCTGGACCCACCTCGAACGCCAGCGCGGTGGCTTCGGCTTCCTCGGCGGGCCGGGTGAAACCCAGATCGAGGCCGATCGCCGGATGATCCGCGACCGGATGGCGAAGCTGCGCCGCGAGCTCGACCAGGTCGCGCGGACCCGCACGCTCCATCGCGCGCGGCGGCAGAAGGCGCCCTGGCCGGTGATCGCGCTCGTCGGCTATACCAATGCCGGCAAGTCAACGCTGTTCAACCGCCTGACCCGCGCGGAGGTCCGCGCCGAGGATCTGCTCTTCGCGACGCTCGGTCCGACGATGCGCGAGATCGCGCTGCCGGGAATCGAGAAGGCGATCCTGTCCGACACGGTCGGCTTCGTTTCCGACCTGCCGACCCAGCTCGTCGCCGCCTTTCGCGCGACACTGGAGGAGGTGGTCTCGGCCGATCTCATCATCCACGTCCGCGACATCTCGCATCCCGACAGCGACGCACAGCGCATCGATGTCGAGCAGGTGCTCGACGAGATCGGCGCCGGCGGGGAGGGAAGGGCGCCGCGGATCGAGGCCTGGAACAAGATCGATCTGCTCGGCGAGGAGGAGGGGATACGGGCGCGCGCCGAGGCGCAGCGGCGCAACGATGTCGTCGTCATCTCCGCCTTGTCGGGAGAGGGCGTTGACGGGCTGCTCGCCGCGGCCTCCGAAGTCCTGAGGCGGGAGAGCAAGGTGCGGATTGTCACGCTACCGGCCGAAAATGGCGAGCTGATCGCCTGGCTCCACGCCAATGGCGAGGTGCTGAGTTACGACCATGAGGGACTGGAAACGCGCTTCGTGGTGCGCCTGTCCGACAAGGATTGGGCGCGCTTCCAATCCTGGCGGCAGAGCCGCAGCTAG
- the metG gene encoding methionine--tRNA ligase has translation MSEPFYITTAISYPNGRPHIGHAYEAIAADAIARFRRMQGRDVFFLTGTDEHGLKMAQTARERGIEPAALADEMSSYFREMDEKLNISFDRFIRTTEPAHHKASQAIWQAMVDSGDIYLGRYEGWYSVRDEAYYAEDELVTAETGEKLSPQGTEVQWTVEESWFFRLSAYQDRLLAYYAANPDFIRPESRRNEVLRFVEGGLADLSISRTSFDWGVKVPGSPDHVMYVWVDALTNYLTGIGYPDDGGRFGRFWPADVHIIGKDIIRFHAVYWPAFLMSAGLALPKQVFGHGFLLHRGEKMSKSLGNVVDPNDLVAAFGVDQLRYFLLREVTFGQDGSYSAEAIVAKVNADLANSFGNLAQRTLSFIAKNCDGKLIDGYEATDGDRRLLGEVRDACSVQFARHMEALELSAAIETWLRAVFACNQYIDAQAPWTLRKTDPERMSAVLAVLYEAIGNLAIAIQPIIPGSADRLLDLMGVPRDERTYEAIRSGEWYRKVASSDFRLAAPTPIFPKLELPAEA, from the coding sequence ATGAGCGAGCCATTCTACATCACCACCGCGATCAGCTATCCCAACGGGCGGCCGCATATCGGCCACGCCTATGAGGCGATCGCGGCCGACGCGATCGCGCGGTTCCGCCGGATGCAGGGGCGCGACGTCTTCTTCCTCACGGGCACGGACGAACATGGCCTGAAAATGGCGCAGACGGCCCGCGAACGAGGCATCGAGCCGGCCGCGCTTGCGGACGAAATGTCGTCCTATTTCCGTGAGATGGATGAAAAACTGAATATCTCCTTCGATCGTTTCATTCGCACGACCGAGCCGGCGCACCACAAGGCGAGCCAGGCGATCTGGCAGGCGATGGTCGACAGCGGCGACATCTATCTCGGCCGCTACGAAGGCTGGTATTCCGTCCGCGACGAAGCCTATTATGCCGAGGACGAGCTCGTCACGGCCGAGACCGGCGAGAAATTGTCGCCGCAGGGAACCGAGGTCCAGTGGACGGTCGAGGAAAGCTGGTTCTTCCGGCTCTCGGCCTATCAGGATCGGCTGCTCGCTTATTATGCGGCCAATCCCGATTTCATCCGTCCCGAGAGCCGCCGCAACGAGGTGCTCCGCTTCGTCGAGGGCGGCCTTGCCGATCTCTCCATCTCGCGCACCAGCTTCGATTGGGGCGTGAAGGTGCCGGGCAGCCCGGACCATGTCATGTATGTCTGGGTCGATGCGCTGACCAACTATCTGACCGGCATCGGCTATCCGGACGATGGCGGCCGCTTCGGGCGCTTCTGGCCGGCGGACGTCCACATCATCGGCAAGGACATCATCCGCTTCCACGCCGTCTACTGGCCGGCCTTCCTGATGTCGGCGGGTCTCGCGCTTCCCAAGCAGGTGTTCGGTCACGGATTCCTGCTCCACCGCGGCGAGAAGATGTCGAAATCGCTCGGCAACGTCGTCGATCCGAATGACCTGGTCGCCGCCTTCGGGGTCGATCAGCTGCGCTATTTCCTGCTCCGAGAGGTCACGTTCGGGCAGGATGGAAGCTATTCGGCCGAGGCGATCGTCGCCAAGGTGAATGCCGATCTCGCCAACAGCTTCGGCAACCTCGCGCAGCGGACTTTGTCTTTCATCGCAAAGAATTGCGACGGGAAGTTGATCGACGGCTACGAAGCGACCGACGGGGACCGACGGCTGCTCGGCGAGGTCCGCGACGCCTGCAGCGTCCAGTTCGCGCGGCACATGGAGGCGCTGGAACTTTCGGCCGCGATCGAGACCTGGCTGCGGGCCGTCTTCGCCTGCAATCAGTATATCGACGCGCAGGCTCCATGGACTCTGCGCAAGACCGATCCCGAACGCATGTCGGCTGTGCTCGCCGTGCTCTACGAGGCGATCGGCAACCTCGCCATCGCAATCCAGCCGATCATTCCGGGCAGCGCGGACAGGCTGCTCGACCTGATGGGAGTCCCGCGGGACGAGCGGACCTATGAGGCCATCCGCAGCGGCGAATGGTATCGCAAGGTCGCGAGTTCCGATTTCCGTCTCGCCGCGCCGACTCCGATCTTCCCGAAACTGGAGCTGCCCGCGGAAGCGTGA